GCTGCGGACTGCGCGCCTTGGTCCTGCTGCTGGGCGTCCGTGTCGGTTGCAGTCTCGGCCGCGGCCTCGGTTGCGGCCTCGGTGGGCTGGGTCTGCTGGCTGGTGGTGTTCTCGTCGGTCATGATGCCCAGCTTAGTCATACAGGCGTCACGCGAGCGGAACCGGAATGTTGACCATGTCAATCGGAGCCGGCACCACAGCGGCATTGAACGCTTCCCGCACACGCTCCTCGAATCGCGCGCAATCATCCTGCGGCACCACCGCGGTCAACTCGACGTTCACCGCATACGATTCATCCTCCTGACTGCCACCAAGCTGCGCCAGGATCTGCTGGAATCGGGCCAACTGCGGGTATTCGAGGCGAACCCGGTATCGCTTGGCGGTCATGATGCGGGCGGCGCGGGCGGCTTTCATCGCCAATGATGCGGCGGATGAGTACGCGCGGACCAGCCCACCGGAGCCCAGCAGAATACCACCGAAATATCTGGTGACGGCAACCACGCAATCGGTGGTGCCCGACTGCTTGAGTACGTCGAGAATCGGCTTGCCGGCGGTACCGGACGGCTCGCCGTCATCGCTCATGCGTTCGGACAGTCGCCCATCCGCGCCTCCGCACACGGCGGCATACGCCACGTGTCGGGCTTTCGGATGCTGCTCACGGATCGCAGCCACGAACGCGAGCGCCTCGTCGAGCGTATCGACATGGGCGGCGTCGCCGATAAATTCGGACTTTTTTTCGACGAGCGAATCGTGGGCAGGATCGTCGGGCGTGTTGAGAATCGTCTGCATGAGCGTGTTCCGGTGGTCGACTGGCTGGGTGTTCGATTGAGCGCGAGGCTAGGCAGGGCTATCAGCGTTCGGAGACGACGACGTTATAGTCTTCGCCGGCGAAGTAGGCGGTCAGGCAGGCGATCATCTGGCGGGTGAGCTCCTTGAACGCGCCGTCGGCACGCCAGCCGACGTGCGGGGTCAGGACGATGCCGGGCACATGGCAGATGGCGTCGTCGGCGGTCAGCGGCTCATGGTCGAACACGTCGAGTGCGGCGGGAACATCGCCCTTTTGCAGTCGGGCAAGCAGCGCACCGGATTCGATGACTTCGGAGCGGGCGGTGTTGATGAACAGGGTGCCGGGCTTCACATGCGCAAGGTTCTCGGCGGTGACGATGCCGCGCGTGGCGTTGTTCAGCGGCAGATGGACGGAGATGACGTCGCTGGTTTCGATGAGCTTGTTGAGATCGTCGACCGGAGTGGCACCGGAGCGTTCGAAATGCTCGGGCGGCACATGCGAATTCCATGCGGCGACCTCCATGCCGAGGGCGCGGGCGATGCCGGCCACGGTGGAGCCGATGCCGCCCAGTCCGATGATGCCCATGCGACGGCCGGCGAGTTGCAGTCCATCGCCGCTGGCCCACGCCCAGTTGCCGGCCTTGACGTCCTTATCGAGTTGGCCAACGCGGCGGATGAGCTCGAACAGAAGGGCGAAGGTGTGCTCGGCCACGGCGTGATCGCCATAATGTTCGGCGTTGCAGACGCGGATCTTCAGCTCGCGCGCCTTATCGAGATTGAGGTAGCTGGCGACGCCGGTACCGCAGAACACGATGCACTTGACGTGCCCCTGCCCGCTGATGGTGCGCAGCAGATCGTCCGAAATGTGGTAGCCGCCCACCAGCAGGGCGTCGGCATCCTTCAGACGCTCGGCTATGGTCGCCTCGTCGGACGTGAATTCCTCGAACATACGCACGCGGGCAACGTCGTGGAGCGCGGGGAACTGGGCCTTGATGGGCTCGATCATCGAGTCAAGCACGGACGGCATCACGACGAGGGGCAGATCGGTGCGTTCGCTTTGGGTTTCGTAAATCTCGGTCATGGGCTCCACATTAGGAGGCCGGCGGGAAAAGCGTCACCTTGCGGCTTCCCCTCCTTGAGACCAAGCCGAGCAACTATTGCTTTGCCGCCTGCTCCTGCGTGATGTTCCATTCCTTGACGACGTTCTGGTCCGCGCCCATCGAATAGATGACATCCCAGATGCGTTGGCGTATCTGAGCGTCGTAGGCTTCGTCCCAACATGTGACTATGGGATGGTCGCTGGATATCGGGCACCATTGGTAGTTGCCTTGATGCACGTTGGCGGTGGGCACCCAGTCGATGCGGTTGACGCGCCACGACCCCTTGACGCCCTTCTTGCCGGCGAACTGGATGCGTGCGGTCACACCCTGGTTGTTGACCAAGGTTTCCGGCGTGTTCGCCGACTCGGTGACGGCGTTGCCCAGACCGTAGATAATCCACGTGCCGTTATAGTTCTCGATGGGCTGCGCACAATGGCAGCCGGCACCGTAGATAACGTCGAAGGCACCAGTGTCGGCAAGCTCATGGGCTTCCGAAATCTGCCAGGAATCGGCGTAATCAAGGTATTCCTGCACCGAGTGCATGGCGATGGCCACCACATCGGCACCTTGCTCGCGGGCCTTGTTGGCCTTGTCTACCGCGCGCTGGATGTCGCTGCCGTGATTCGGGTCGCCGTCTTCGCGCAGACGATCCACCTGCCAGTCCTCGTCGGCGGTCATGCCGTTGAGGGAGACCGTGCCGGTGACCAGACCCAGCTTGCCGCCGCCGGTCGGGGAATCGATGACTAACGGTTTGGTGGAGTCGGCTTCGGTTTTGTACGAGCCGGTCTGGGCGATGCCATCGGCCTCAAGCGTGTCCCACAGACGGGCGATGCCATCCGCCCCCTGATCCCAGGAATGGTTGGTGGCGTGTGTGCAGGCGTTGTATCCCACGTTGCGGGCGGCATCCGCCACTTCCGGCGGAATGTTGAAGATCGGGTACGCGGCATATGGGCCGCCGCGCTGGGCGATCGGGGTTTCGAATTCGCACACGGCGATGTCCGAAGCCTGAATGTACTGCTTCATCGGCGCGAACAGCGGGTCGAAGTTGAAGGCGGTGCCATCCGTGGCGTTGGGGTTCAGGCCTTGGAAATGGCTCCACAATCCCTCATGGAACAACAAATCGCCGTTGACCAGCATGGCGATGCAGTCCGTATCCGGGCAATCCGGTGAATTGCCGTGATGTTCGGTCACCGGTTTGGGCGTGTTCTTCGCTTTATTCAACGCGACGTCCGACACTCCGGCGCGTGCGGGGCCATTGCCGTCCGTGCGATGGGTTGCGAACCATGCGCCGATGCCCAGCGTAACGGCGAGCGCGATCACGAACACGATAATCAGCGCCGCACGGTTGGTTCGTGTCGAGTTGGAGCGATGTTGCCCCTGCCCAGCGATATGGCTCATCTTTGCCCACCCTTCGGAACTCTTCTTCTCTCTCTAGGGTACCGCCCATCTCAGTCAAACACTGCGGGGAGGAAGGCGATGGGCAAGCGATTGGACAAGCGACATAAACCGGTTAATCTTCAATCACCATTCACGAACACCACGCAAAAGTCTCACTTAGTGGACATTTTTCTTTCGTCGCTCGGACTTTTCCCGACGTGCCGCACTCGTTCGCCCACTAAAATGGCGGTTTGGAGGCGGACGGACAATGGCGTACCTCCGACTCCGCTTACCACAAGCGGAGACCGCCCGTCCTCGGTTATTTCAGGAGTTACTTAACCCGGAGTTTCCGGAAAACAAAAAAGTTCCGAGCTTTCACCCGGAACCTTAATCGGCGGAGTCAGAGGGATTCGAACCCTCGAGCCGTTTACACGACTAACACCTTAGCAGGGTGCCCCTATCGGCCACTCAGGCATGACTCCACGTTACGCAATAATGCGCAACAGCAAATTACTGTACCACGTCCTGCGGATACGGCGTGCCGAACGACACATTATTGAACGTCCGCGGGTGCGGCGTCGCCGGAGAACGTAACGATAACCGCGCAAATCACCAACGCCACACCGACGATTTCACCAACGCTGGGAATCTCGCCGAACGCCAGTCCCACGGCCACCGCCATGGCGGGATTGATGGATTGCATTACCGAAAATGCGCCGGATGTGGTGCGTCGCAGCGTGATCTGCTCCACCACATAGGGAATGAACGAGGCCATCAGGGAAATCACAAACAGCAGAGCCAGCAGCTTCAGCGAGCCGCCGGGCTCAAGCGCCCACGTGGCATCGGCCTTGGGGTGAACCACATGAGCCACAGCCGGCACGCCAAGGAACAGGGACTGGACCAGCCAGCCGATGGTCACGGCGATGCACAGATTATCCAGCGAATTGCCGCCAGCCGCCACGCGCCGGCCGGTGATGATATACATGCCCCACATCGACCCGCCGATCAAAATCGCAATCAGACCATACAAAAACGTGCCATTGCCGGACGGATTGGCCAATGATATGCCAGCTAACAGCACCACACCGACCGCCGCGATACCGATACCGACCCGCTCGCGCCAGCTTTTGCCGGTAATCACCGCCACCGAAAGCGGTCCCAAAAATTCGATAGACACGGCAATGCCCATATCCATATTGCTGATGGCCACATAAAACAGGGTATTCATCAGCACCAGCGAGCAGCCGAGCAGTACGACCAGCCCCCAGCTGCGGGCGTCGCGGTGAAACAGTTGCGCTCGCTTCGCCTTGTTCCAGGGCCTGCGCCACAGCAGCAACAGCACCGCCATGAATCCCACGCGATACCACACCGAGTACAGCGGATCGAGCTGGGTGAACGCAAGTTTGGCGACGGCCGTAGCCAAATAAATCACCAGTGCCTCACCAATCACGATAAGAACCACGGGAACACGGTTGAGGATACCGACCACTGCCTTCTTCATGAGGTTTACGCTACTCGGAGAGCCGGGACAGCGCGCATTGACTTGGAAGGCGTTACGGACAGTGACGCAATGTGGACGATTCCGTGGAATCGCACCCACCATGCGAAACAGCCGCACAGTGCGTAAACCCTTGGAATTCCGGCGATATTCGGCATTATGACAATGAGCGCCGCGTCATGCGCGCCACATAGTGAGCATGACCTCGTTCGGCATTCCTACAATGGTGGCATGAGCACCGCACCGAGACTTGAGGCCGCCAAACGCGATTGGGGCCACGACGAGACCGGATGCACCGTGCTGCATATCGACATGGATGCCTTCTATGCCTCATTGGAGGTGGCGCGCAACCCCGGGCTCAAAGGCAAGCCGGTAATCATCGGCACCGGGCCGCGCGCGGTGGTGTCCGCCGCGAGCTACGAAGCCCGGAAATACGGCATCAATTCGGCGATGCCGGCCGCGCGCGCCCATCGGTTGTGCCCGAACGGCATTTTTCTGCCAGTGGATATGGCGTATTACCGCATGATGTCGCACCGAATCATGCATGAGGTGTTTTTGACCGTCACCGACCGGTTCGAGCAGGTTTCGGTGGACGAGGGCTATATGGATGTGTCCGCCGCACTGCTGGAGTGGGGGCGGCCGAGCGCGATCGGCGCGTGGATTCGCGCTCAGGTGGCCGAGCGCTTCCACGTGACGTGTTCAGTGGGTATCGCCTGTAACAAACTGGTGTCCAAAATGGCCTCGACCAATGCCAAGCCGGACGGCATGCTGCTGATTCCCGCGGCCCGCTCGGCCGAATTCGTGCAGATGATGCCATTGCGTGGTATTCCGGGAATCGGGCCGTCTTTGGAGAAGCGGCTTAATGCTTGGGGCGTGCATTCGGTGGCTGAATTGGCTCAGCTGGATGAGGCTGCATTGACTCGTGCCACTGGCTCCCCGGCTGCGGCACGTGGATTATGGGCGGCCTCGCACGGGTTGGATTCCCGCGAAATTACCACGGTACGCGAGGAGAAATCCATTGGGTCCGAGGAAACCTTGGCCGAGGATACACGCGATATGCGCGTGGTGTGTGGGCTACTGCGTTCGGCCTGCGACGAAGTAACCAGCACGCTGCGGCGCAAGGGGCTGGTGGCGCGCACGCTGACGGTGAAGTTGCGGTTCGCCGACCTGAGCTATCAGACCCGGTCTTTTACGATGGAGCGGCCGACCGATACGGCCGGCGTGCTGTACCCGGAATGCGTGCGGCAGCTGAAAGTCATGCTGGGGCTACCGGCCTCGGCGGAGTCTGCCACTCCCCTGCCCAAAACTATTCGCTTGGCCGGTATGAGCACGTCTTCGCTCAGTAAGGCGGCGGCTACGGCCGTGCAGCCTTCACTGGATGACATGCTCGAAGAGGCCGACAATGCCCGCGGCCAGACCTCACAGGCGCGTTTGCATGATGCCGAGGCCGCACTGGACGCTGTGCGCCGCAAATTCGGCAACAAGGCCGCCCAGTTTGGGGCGTGAACGGCTCAACGCCACTTACGATCTCATTACGCCGTGAGACGTTCGCAGGCGGAACGGATGGCCTCGTCGGTGGCGGTGGCGGAGAAACGCAGGTAGGCGGGAGCGCCGTAGAATTCGCCGGGGCTGGGGATGATGCCGATCTTGGCGAGCTCGGCCATATCGGCCCAGCAGTCGCCGGACTTGGCCTTGACCCATACGTACAGCGCGCCGGAGGGCATTTGTGCCGAATAGCCATATGCCTTCAGTGCGTCAACCAGCGCGGATAGGCGGCGACGGTAACGCCTCCATTGCTCGTGCACAGCGGCTGTGTCCTTCAGGCCTGCGGCCATGGCGGCCTGCACTGGGCCAGGGATAATCTGGCCGATCTGCTTGCGGTATTCGGCCATTTCCTTGACCAGCCGGTAATCGCCGGCAATTAGAGCCGTACGGTAGCCGGCCATGTTGGACTGCTTGGACAGCGAGTAGAGCACCAGGATGCCAGCTGCCGAACCTTCACACACATGTGGATTCAGGGCACATGGCGTGGCGGAGAGACTGAATGCGGTATCGGAGGCGGGCTCGTTGGATTCGGCCACCGGTGCGGCAGGCACAGACGCAGCAGATGCAGACGCGGCAGGCGCAGAGGACGCGGCTGTATTGCGGCGCACCGAACGCCAGTCCATTAACGCATAGCATTCGTCGGAGAGCACCACGGCACCGATGCGACGGGCAGCAGCCACGATGTCGGTCAGCCAGTCAGCGGAGATGACCTCGCCGGAGGGATTACACGGCGAGTTGATCCAGATGGCCTTGACGTTCGGAATATTCACCCAGGAATCGACGTCGGTCACATCATCGACTTTGACCACGGTGGCGCCGGCAAGTTGGGTACCGATTTCGTAAGTCGGGTAGGAGACAGCCGGTTGGACGACCACATCGCCTTCGCCAAGGTGCAGCAGGCTGGCCATCAGCGCCACGGCCTCCTTGGAACCCACGGTGGGTACGGCGGCAGCGTTGATGGATTTCAGATCCACCCCGCGCAGTTCGCGGAACCATGTATCGATAGCGGCCTTAAGGTCGGCGGTGCCGGCGGTGACCGGGTATCCATGGGCGTTGGGGGCGTCTGCGCCGGCAACCAGCGCCTGCTGGACACTGCTCGGCACCGGGTCCACAGGCGAGCCTACGGACAGGTCGATCATGCCACCCGGCACGGTTTTGGCGGTGGCTTTGAAGCCGGCGATACGAGACCAGTCGTATGGCGACGAATATGCGTGGAAGCCCATGAGAACCCCTTTCTTGGACGGTATGTTCCTAAGATACGACGAACCCTCGGCCGTGATAGACCGAGGGTTCAATCCGAACTATGCGCTGTGTGCAGCGCTTATCCGCAAATCAGCTTACTGGTTCTGCGGCGGCAGCGCGGCGACCTGTTCCGGGTCTTTGCCGATTGGACCATTGGCGGAAGCGCCGCCCAAATCGCCGACTTCAGCGAAGAAGTTGACAGCGGCATCCTTGTACCAAGCCCACTCGTCCGGCAGATCATCCTCATAGAAGATGGCCTCGGTGGGACACACCGGTTCGCATGCACCGCAGTCGACGCACTCGTTGGGGTTGATGTACAGCGAGCGGGAACCCTCGTAAATGCAGTCGACGGGGCACTCGTCCACGCAAGCCTTGTCCTTGACATCCACGCAAGGCTGAGCGATTACATATGGCATGGAATCCTCCTTAACAAATACTGATACAAGGGTACGCGCCTGTTGGGACGCTCCTCGCTCTCAGCCGTTAACGGCCTTATCGGTTTCGGCGGACAGCGTTTCGGTCAGGTCGCCCTTGCCGAGGCGCGCATGCCAGTAGCCGTAGCCGAAGTAGATGGCGAAGCCGACCACGAGCCACACCACGAAACGAATCCAGGTGAGCACGGACAGGTTGAGCATCAACCAGAAGTTGGCCACGGCGATGAGGATCGGAATCCACGGGCTGCCGGGCATCTTGAAGGCGCGCGGCAGGTCGGGGCGCTTCTTGCGCATAATCGGGATGGAGATGGCCACCAGCGTGAAGGCGGACAGGGTGCCGATGTTGACCATGTCGGAGAGCACGCCGATGTCGAAGAAGGCGGCCACGAGCGCCACCACCGCGCCGACGACGATCTGCAGAGCGGCCGGGGTGCCATGCTTGCCGGTCTTGGACAGGCCGCGCGGCAGCAGACCATCGCGGCTCATGGCGAAGACGATACGGGTCAGGCCGAGCAACAGCACCATAACCACGGTGGCCAGGCCCAGCACGATGCCGAAGCTGATGATCTTGGCGGCCCAGTCGGCGCCCACCAGTTCGAAGGCGGTGGCCAGCGAGGGGCTGTCTTGCTTGGCGAGATCGGCATAGGAGACCATGCCGGTGGTCACCACGGCCACGAGCATGTACATGACAATGATGAGCAGCATGCCCACGCCGATGCCGAGCGGCACGTTCTTGTGCGGGTTCTTGGTCTCCTCAGAGGCGGTGGCCACCACGTCGAATCCGATGAACGCGAAGAACACGAGCGCCGCGCCCGAGAGGATGCCAGGAACGCCGTACACGGATGGGGTCATGCCGGTGGCGAACTGCCACAACGGCTGGGTCATCACGCCGGTGACGGCGGAGGAGCCTTCCACGGTGGAGGCCGGCTGGCTCGGCGGAATGAACGGGGTGAAGTTGGAGGCCTTGACGTAGAAGAAGCCGACGATCACCACAAAGAACACGATGGCGATCTTGAGCACGGTCATAGCACCGTCCACGCGGGCGCCGATCTTGGTGCCGAATACGAGCAGCGTGGTAAAGAACGCCACGATGATAATCGGGGCGATATCGATGTGGAAGGAGCCGAACGTCAGGTTGGTGTTGGCGTTCCAGCCCATCAGGCGCATGAAATCGTTGAGGTATACGCCCCAATATTTGGAAATCACGGAGCCGGCCATCAGCATTTCCAGGATCAGATCCCAGCCGATGATCCAGGCCATGATCTCGCCGACCGTGGTGTAGGTGAAGGTGTAGGCGGAGCCGGCCACCGGAATCATCGAAGCGAATTCGGCGTAGCACATCACGGCTGCGCCGCACACGATGCCGGCGATCAGGAAGCTGATGATCACGGCCGGGCCGGCGTGGAAGGCGGCGGCCTGCGCGCCCACCGAGAAGATGCCGGCGCCCACGGCTACGGCCACACCCATGATTGACAGATCCCACCAAGTCAGGTTGCGCTTGAGCTTGCGGCCCTCTTCACCGGTTTCGGCAATGGTCTGTTCGACGGATTTTGTACGGAACAGTTGCATAGTGCTCTTCTTTTTTCTCTGTTGTTTGCGCACCGAATGCGCACAATACCGACAATCGAGTATAGAAGAGCCCGCGTGTCTTGTCTATTAATAAGACTCAGAGTCCGCAATATATGGGATTAATAACCCACTCCATCAATCAATAGCGCGATTACAGCACACCGACGCAGACCGGTTCGGGCACCAAGTCCACTCCGAACGCGCTCTTGACTGCCTGCTGAACCGCACGCGCCAAAGCTGCGATATCGGCCGCGCTCGCTCCCCCACGATTGGTCAAGGCCAGCGTGTGCTGCGTGGATAGACTGGCCGGCGCGTCCGCATCGACCTTATATCCCTTATGGCAGCCGGCATGGTCGATGAGCCAGGCGGCGGACGTCTTGGTGCCGGGAGTGCCGTCAGGCAGAGTCGCGTCGAACTTCGGCGCATCTTCGGGCAGGGCCGCCGCTTGGTCGGCGGTCAGAATCGGATTCATAAAGAACGAGCCGCAGCTGTGGCGATTGTAGTCGGGAGCAGGCAGACCGTCATCGCCAACGGGAATGCCGGCGGCCTCATTGAGGGAGGCCAGACGCTCCAGATCGGTCAGGATATTGGCCTCGCGCTTGGCGGTGGCCATGTCAGGCAAGGCGTAGCGAGTAGGGTCCTCGAGCATGCCCTTGGCGGCACGTACTGCGAGCACGGCTTTGCGGATGTCGGCGGTGGCCATACGGTCGCCCACTTCGACGCCAAGCGCTTTGGCAAGCTGTCCGTAACCTACCGTGCCTTCGGCCGAGTGGGTCAGGGCAAAGGTGACGGAAAGCACCACGTAACGTGGCGTCGGGAAGAATCGGCCGGCCGGCCGGCCGGGGCCGGCGTACATGCTGGTCTTCAGTGCGGAGTATCGATAGCCGAATCGAAGATCGGCGGGTGTGAGGTCGCGCGTTGTTTTGGTGTCTCGATCCCAGACTTCCACCGATTCGACCGAAGTGGCGACTTCCTGCCCGTAGGCACCGATGTTCTGCACCACGGAAGCGCCGACTGTGCCGGGAATGCCGGACAGTCCCTCGACGCCCTCGAGCCCGAGCTCTACGGTGAAGGCCACGAAATCATCCCAATTGGCACCGGCCTCGGCATTGACATGCACGGTGCGATCCTCGCCCTCTACCGGTGCAGCCTCGTCCGGCACAGTGATGAGGCGTCGGGCGTCTCGAACCACCACGCCGTCAAAAGGCTTATCGGAAACAAGCAGGTTGGAGCCGCCACCGACGACGACCAAGGGCAGGCCTTTGGAATCGGCTTCCTCCACGGCTTCGATGAGTCCCACGCGCGTGGTCGGCTCGATGAAATGGGCGATGGGGCCGCCCACGCCCATGGTGGTGATGTCTGCAAAGCTTGTCATGGCTTACTATCTTAGTGGCGCAGGTGCGATATCGAGGCAATCATCGGCTGAAACGGCAGAACGCCCGCGTCTGAACGAAGGTGGCGCGGGATTTCTGCCGTTTTGGCGGCCCGAAACGACAGAACGCCCGCGAGGGGTTCGTTCAGACGCGGGATTTCTGCCGTTTCTCACGCGATGCGGATACTGATTCCGCACCCTGCCACTCGCCTCCGGAGGCAATACGCAAAAACCCGGCCGAATGGGCCGGGTTTTGTAAAGCTGTGATACTTGCGATCAACGAGTCTCGCGGTGCACGGTCTGCTTGCCGCAGCGCGGGCAGAACTTCTTGAGCTCAAGACGGTCGGGCGTGTTACGACGGTTCTTAGTCGTAATGTAGTTACGCTCCTTGCACTCGGTGCAGGCCAGCGTGATGCCCGGACGGATGTCGGCGCTCTTAGCCATTGTCATTCACCTCTGTGTTCTTAGGTATAGTGCGCGCCCACCGGTTAGCGGGCGCGATTTGTAGCGAGGAAGAGGCTCGAACTCTTGACC
This DNA window, taken from Bifidobacterium longum subsp. longum JCM 1217, encodes the following:
- a CDS encoding IMPACT family protein, with amino-acid sequence MQTILNTPDDPAHDSLVEKKSEFIGDAAHVDTLDEALAFVAAIREQHPKARHVAYAAVCGGADGRLSERMSDDGEPSGTAGKPILDVLKQSGTTDCVVAVTRYFGGILLGSGGLVRAYSSAASLAMKAARAARIMTAKRYRVRLEYPQLARFQQILAQLGGSQEDESYAVNVELTAVVPQDDCARFEERVREAFNAAVVPAPIDMVNIPVPLA
- a CDS encoding D-2-hydroxyacid dehydrogenase family protein, coding for MTEIYETQSERTDLPLVVMPSVLDSMIEPIKAQFPALHDVARVRMFEEFTSDEATIAERLKDADALLVGGYHISDDLLRTISGQGHVKCIVFCGTGVASYLNLDKARELKIRVCNAEHYGDHAVAEHTFALLFELIRRVGQLDKDVKAGNWAWASGDGLQLAGRRMGIIGLGGIGSTVAGIARALGMEVAAWNSHVPPEHFERSGATPVDDLNKLIETSDVISVHLPLNNATRGIVTAENLAHVKPGTLFINTARSEVIESGALLARLQKGDVPAALDVFDHEPLTADDAICHVPGIVLTPHVGWRADGAFKELTRQMIACLTAYFAGEDYNVVVSER
- a CDS encoding CapA family protein, giving the protein MSHIAGQGQHRSNSTRTNRAALIIVFVIALAVTLGIGAWFATHRTDGNGPARAGVSDVALNKAKNTPKPVTEHHGNSPDCPDTDCIAMLVNGDLLFHEGLWSHFQGLNPNATDGTAFNFDPLFAPMKQYIQASDIAVCEFETPIAQRGGPYAAYPIFNIPPEVADAARNVGYNACTHATNHSWDQGADGIARLWDTLEADGIAQTGSYKTEADSTKPLVIDSPTGGGKLGLVTGTVSLNGMTADEDWQVDRLREDGDPNHGSDIQRAVDKANKAREQGADVVAIAMHSVQEYLDYADSWQISEAHELADTGAFDVIYGAGCHCAQPIENYNGTWIIYGLGNAVTESANTPETLVNNQGVTARIQFAGKKGVKGSWRVNRIDWVPTANVHQGNYQWCPISSDHPIVTCWDEAYDAQIRQRIWDVIYSMGADQNVVKEWNITQEQAAKQ
- a CDS encoding EamA family transporter, translating into MKKAVVGILNRVPVVLIVIGEALVIYLATAVAKLAFTQLDPLYSVWYRVGFMAVLLLLWRRPWNKAKRAQLFHRDARSWGLVVLLGCSLVLMNTLFYVAISNMDMGIAVSIEFLGPLSVAVITGKSWRERVGIGIAAVGVVLLAGISLANPSGNGTFLYGLIAILIGGSMWGMYIITGRRVAAGGNSLDNLCIAVTIGWLVQSLFLGVPAVAHVVHPKADATWALEPGGSLKLLALLFVISLMASFIPYVVEQITLRRTTSGAFSVMQSINPAMAVAVGLAFGEIPSVGEIVGVALVICAVIVTFSGDAAPADVQ
- the dinB gene encoding DNA polymerase IV; the encoded protein is MSTAPRLEAAKRDWGHDETGCTVLHIDMDAFYASLEVARNPGLKGKPVIIGTGPRAVVSAASYEARKYGINSAMPAARAHRLCPNGIFLPVDMAYYRMMSHRIMHEVFLTVTDRFEQVSVDEGYMDVSAALLEWGRPSAIGAWIRAQVAERFHVTCSVGIACNKLVSKMASTNAKPDGMLLIPAARSAEFVQMMPLRGIPGIGPSLEKRLNAWGVHSVAELAQLDEAALTRATGSPAAARGLWAASHGLDSREITTVREEKSIGSEETLAEDTRDMRVVCGLLRSACDEVTSTLRRKGLVARTLTVKLRFADLSYQTRSFTMERPTDTAGVLYPECVRQLKVMLGLPASAESATPLPKTIRLAGMSTSSLSKAAATAVQPSLDDMLEEADNARGQTSQARLHDAEAALDAVRRKFGNKAAQFGA
- the dapC gene encoding succinyldiaminopimelate transaminase, whose amino-acid sequence is MGFHAYSSPYDWSRIAGFKATAKTVPGGMIDLSVGSPVDPVPSSVQQALVAGADAPNAHGYPVTAGTADLKAAIDTWFRELRGVDLKSINAAAVPTVGSKEAVALMASLLHLGEGDVVVQPAVSYPTYEIGTQLAGATVVKVDDVTDVDSWVNIPNVKAIWINSPCNPSGEVISADWLTDIVAAARRIGAVVLSDECYALMDWRSVRRNTAASSAPAASASAASVPAAPVAESNEPASDTAFSLSATPCALNPHVCEGSAAGILVLYSLSKQSNMAGYRTALIAGDYRLVKEMAEYRKQIGQIIPGPVQAAMAAGLKDTAAVHEQWRRYRRRLSALVDALKAYGYSAQMPSGALYVWVKAKSGDCWADMAELAKIGIIPSPGEFYGAPAYLRFSATATDEAIRSACERLTA
- the fdxA gene encoding ferredoxin; protein product: MPYVIAQPCVDVKDKACVDECPVDCIYEGSRSLYINPNECVDCGACEPVCPTEAIFYEDDLPDEWAWYKDAAVNFFAEVGDLGGASANGPIGKDPEQVAALPPQNQ
- a CDS encoding amino acid permease, which gives rise to MQLFRTKSVEQTIAETGEEGRKLKRNLTWWDLSIMGVAVAVGAGIFSVGAQAAAFHAGPAVIISFLIAGIVCGAAVMCYAEFASMIPVAGSAYTFTYTTVGEIMAWIIGWDLILEMLMAGSVISKYWGVYLNDFMRLMGWNANTNLTFGSFHIDIAPIIIVAFFTTLLVFGTKIGARVDGAMTVLKIAIVFFVVIVGFFYVKASNFTPFIPPSQPASTVEGSSAVTGVMTQPLWQFATGMTPSVYGVPGILSGAALVFFAFIGFDVVATASEETKNPHKNVPLGIGVGMLLIIVMYMLVAVVTTGMVSYADLAKQDSPSLATAFELVGADWAAKIISFGIVLGLATVVMVLLLGLTRIVFAMSRDGLLPRGLSKTGKHGTPAALQIVVGAVVALVAAFFDIGVLSDMVNIGTLSAFTLVAISIPIMRKKRPDLPRAFKMPGSPWIPILIAVANFWLMLNLSVLTWIRFVVWLVVGFAIYFGYGYWHARLGKGDLTETLSAETDKAVNG
- a CDS encoding UDP-N-acetylmuramate dehydrogenase, with the translated sequence MTSFADITTMGVGGPIAHFIEPTTRVGLIEAVEEADSKGLPLVVVGGGSNLLVSDKPFDGVVVRDARRLITVPDEAAPVEGEDRTVHVNAEAGANWDDFVAFTVELGLEGVEGLSGIPGTVGASVVQNIGAYGQEVATSVESVEVWDRDTKTTRDLTPADLRFGYRYSALKTSMYAGPGRPAGRFFPTPRYVVLSVTFALTHSAEGTVGYGQLAKALGVEVGDRMATADIRKAVLAVRAAKGMLEDPTRYALPDMATAKREANILTDLERLASLNEAAGIPVGDDGLPAPDYNRHSCGSFFMNPILTADQAAALPEDAPKFDATLPDGTPGTKTSAAWLIDHAGCHKGYKVDADAPASLSTQHTLALTNRGGASAADIAALARAVQQAVKSAFGVDLVPEPVCVGVL
- the rpmG gene encoding 50S ribosomal protein L33, with translation MAKSADIRPGITLACTECKERNYITTKNRRNTPDRLELKKFCPRCGKQTVHRETR